A window of the Hordeum vulgare subsp. vulgare chromosome 5H, MorexV3_pseudomolecules_assembly, whole genome shotgun sequence genome harbors these coding sequences:
- the LOC123398913 gene encoding uncharacterized protein LOC123398913 — protein sequence MSKLNLGLHILAIYVVFIAYQIHGGGLHPTSQKAWYAHASPSKYSNDIVYFAAHRTHPGSYYGLAATMDVFGHNISAGHIITSIWIANMEGDPKTNENAIWVGWQVDPKKYGDSHSHFFTCWTRDTYHTGCYDMDCPGFQLAKGAPIVPGGTIKPVSHVHGARQKITIKVFREKSTRNWWIHYGFNKVPTPVGYYPAKLFDKLSKKATQISIGSVVGGSPSVPSPPMGSGFLPSDKAALITDISLIGQDGRMTPFTVNTDRLESKSSCYSITPIEGAKCSYGGPGGCSA from the exons ATGTCTAAACTTAATCTAGGATTACATATTCTTGCCATATATGTTGTTTTCATTGCTTACCAAATCCATGGAGGTGGACTGCATCCAACCAGCCAAAAG GCATGGTATGCACATGCTTCTCCGTCAAAATATTCCAATGACATCGTTTAT TTTGCGGCACATAGGACACATCCCGGTAGCTACTATGGACTTGCTGCTACAATGGATGTGTTTGGACACAATATCAGTGCTGGTCATATCATAACATCTATTTGGATTGCTAACATGGAGGGTGATCCAAAGACAAACGAGAATGCAATTTGGGTTGGATGGCAA GTTGACCCGAAAAAATATGGGGACTCACATAGTCACTTCTTCACGTGTTGGACG AGAGACACATATCATACAGGGTGCTATGACATGGATTGTCCCGGTTTCCAGCTAGCGAAGGGGGCACCAATAGTTCCGGGTGGTACAATAAAACCAGTCTCTCATGTTCATGGTGCACGTCAAAAGATTACAATTAAAGTGTTTAGG GAAAAATCCACCAGAAATTGGTGGATACATTATGGCTTCAACAAGGTTCCCACACCGGTGGGCTATTACCCAGCAAAACTGTTTGACAAGTTATCGAAGAAGGCGACTCAAATTTCAATTGGTAGCGTTGTTGGAGGGAGTCCGTCTGTCCCATCCCCTCCAATGGGCAGTGGATTCTTGCCGTCTGATAAAGCTGCATTAATCACAGATATTTCACTTATTGGGCAAGATGGCAGGATGACACCTTTTACTGTGAATACAGACAGATTAGAGAGTAAGAGTAGCTGTTACTCTATCACACCTATCGAAGGTGCAAAATGTTCATATGGAGGACCAGGAGGTTGCTCCGCCTAG